Proteins co-encoded in one Acidobacteriota bacterium genomic window:
- a CDS encoding cytochrome ubiquinol oxidase subunit I gives MDALTLHRIHFAFTITYHYLFPQLTMGLALLIVAMKTVALRTADPEKRELYDVAARFWARIFAVNFVIGVVTGIPMEFQFGTNWSEFSRRTGGVIGQPLAMEGVFSFFLESAFLGLLLFGEKKISRGLHWFAAFMVFLGSWISGFFIIVTDAWMQHPVAYRIMPNGVYEVTSFWGLLMNPWAWIQYAHNMSGAVITGAFVVAATGALYLLQGRNSDFGRIFVKVGVVAGVISCIAQIFPTGDLHGKYMAKHQPLAVAGMEGLFHSTPGAPMVLMGQPDVENQTIDNPLVVNKVLSFLIYGTTQAEVQGLDRFPKEDWPTALPLLFYSYHIMAGLGTYFAALMAVAAFLLWRGKLYSTRWILWPLLLSFPLPYIANTAGWMTAELGRQPWLVYGLMRTSEGYSKHVGAGSSLFTLLGFLGMYSLLSILWIVLVYTAIQKGPRTPVVDAGHDGHTLTTA, from the coding sequence ATGGATGCCCTGACGCTTCATCGGATCCACTTTGCTTTCACCATCACCTACCACTATCTGTTCCCCCAGCTCACGATGGGGCTGGCGCTGCTGATCGTTGCGATGAAGACGGTCGCGCTGCGCACGGCCGATCCGGAAAAGCGCGAGCTTTACGATGTTGCGGCACGCTTCTGGGCGCGCATCTTCGCGGTGAACTTCGTGATCGGCGTGGTCACCGGCATCCCGATGGAGTTTCAGTTCGGCACCAACTGGTCGGAGTTCTCGCGCAGGACGGGCGGCGTGATCGGCCAGCCGCTGGCCATGGAGGGAGTTTTCTCCTTCTTCCTGGAGTCCGCCTTCCTCGGGCTGCTGCTCTTTGGCGAAAAGAAGATCTCGCGCGGACTGCACTGGTTTGCCGCCTTCATGGTCTTTCTGGGCTCGTGGATATCGGGGTTCTTCATCATCGTGACCGATGCCTGGATGCAGCACCCGGTGGCATACAGGATCATGCCGAACGGAGTGTACGAGGTTACCAGCTTCTGGGGTCTGCTGATGAATCCGTGGGCGTGGATTCAGTATGCGCACAACATGTCAGGCGCGGTCATTACCGGAGCGTTTGTCGTGGCGGCAACGGGTGCGCTGTACCTGCTGCAAGGCAGGAACAGCGATTTCGGGCGCATCTTTGTCAAAGTCGGCGTCGTCGCGGGTGTGATCTCGTGCATCGCGCAAATTTTTCCCACAGGTGACCTGCATGGCAAGTACATGGCAAAGCATCAGCCTCTTGCAGTGGCAGGCATGGAAGGACTCTTCCACTCCACGCCGGGCGCGCCGATGGTGTTGATGGGCCAACCCGACGTCGAGAACCAGACGATCGACAATCCACTGGTCGTCAACAAGGTGCTCAGCTTTCTGATCTACGGAACGACGCAGGCTGAGGTGCAGGGACTCGATCGGTTTCCCAAAGAGGACTGGCCAACGGCGCTCCCGCTGCTCTTTTACTCGTATCACATCATGGCAGGGCTTGGGACGTACTTCGCGGCATTGATGGCTGTGGCCGCGTTCCTGCTCTGGCGAGGGAAGCTTTACTCGACGCGATGGATTCTGTGGCCGCTGCTGTTGAGCTTTCCGCTGCCCTACATTGCCAACACGGCGGGATGGATGACCGCAGAGCTGGGACGGCAGCCGTGGCTTGTTTACGGGCTGATGCGGACGTCGGAGGGCTACTCGAAGCACGTCGGCGCCGGGTCGAGCCTGTTTACGCTGCTCGGGTTCCTGGGGATGTACTCGCTGCTTTCCATCCTGTGGATTGTGCTGGTCTACACGGCGATTCAAAAGGGACCGCGCACGCCTGTCGTCGACGCAGGTCATGACGGACACACGCTGACAACGGCTTAG
- a CDS encoding glutamate synthase large subunit, producing MDRPCALVSAPTPLPSRARERSSSPSLIDERFDHDSCGVGFVASIQATPTHRILEQALTALGRLAHRGATAADGKSSDGVGILAGIPRDLLVREAGLTIAPETVLGVGMIFIPQEETRAEGQIERCLKSHDLKVLAWRDVPIKTEYLGEMALSTMPKIRQVLAIDAEDAEPGTIERRLYLARKQFERAHERGDVNGYICSLSTQTIVYKAMCTGVDLAAFYPDLATEDYVTPFAIFHQRYATNTLPSWHRAQPGRTLGHNGEINTVWGNRARMASRDSTLPVECKPVLTQGGTDSTSLDETVEMISQNGRTLAEAMRMLLPPAAVSGHDSSFLRYHSDVTEPWDGPAAIAFANGSLVGAILDRNGLRPCRFAITTDGLVVAGSEIGLVDLDPNEVAHSGRLGPGQMLVVDLKKHKVYEDEELLGLFDADPIYARLLEDAPLVPAVVTSADAAKLTALQKGFGYTREDVKMILQPMAADGKDAVWSMGDDTPLAFLARTPRPVYAYFRQRFAQVTNPAIDPLREACVVSLHTRLGPWPHLLDKNAPLPGVSLPSPFLSLGQVESLRKGDYPHADELRLSELSCVFAPSLTLLQALDELCNKSIDLVRNGARILLLTDRYASPEQLPVPIAMATGAIHQALVAAGLRTLTGIAVEAGDCRDIHHAAVLIGYGAGAVCPWLALETGRALAPAGTEPEVAEKKMLKALDAGLAKVMSKMGISVVDSYRSARQFDILGLHSSVVERCFPNTPAPLSGIGFTEVDRQLRYTWQPPTEAAATDLPDYGWVRFRKADVAEPHAWQPPTVKALQSVVGSARNVPQPTDPAGAFAIYTKDVIARDPAVLRDLLEIRPAGPELALSDVESPASLTKRFIASAMSLGSLSPEAHQTITAGMNMLGARSNTGEGGEDAAVYRVNPVVAGQPSSGGGASAAISAQGNVAVAEPLVAAPAVHVSLNNKIKQIASGRFGVTAEYLAHAEEIEIKVAQGAKPGEGGQLPGHKVSGLIARLRHAQPGVPLISPPPHHDIYSIEDLAQLIYDLKRVNPKATVGVKLVSGCGVGTVAAGVAKAYADYVVIAGNTGGTGAAALSSIKYAGNPWELGLAEAQQVLMQNGMRGRVRLRTDGGIATARDVLVAALLGADEFAFGTAVLVVLGCDMARQCHLNTCPTGIATQKPELRAKFRGKPEHIVRFFEQMSADLQHLLARYGLPSLEAAVGRSDLLEQVRFDGNLDLSPMLAPAGDGPRRWMGGRNDQPLPEPPIDEKWVAPALEAVEAGKPYVVESEIANRDRSVGSRLSGELALRRAQSDLHADVTFNLHGTAGQSFGAFAADGMKLVLDGQANDFVGKGLSGGEIVIRARGLAAKDSGQHVILGNVALYGATSGRLFAAGRAGERFGVRNSGATAVVEGVGDHGCEYMTGGMVVVLGKTGMNFGAGMTGGLAWVYDAGGEFIKGHRFHPEFIDPQPFDAVDPESQEFLKHLLEEHSALADSGLAKTMLAGWATYSKAFVKLTPKPQV from the coding sequence ATGGACCGGCCCTGCGCACTTGTCTCTGCTCCTACGCCTTTACCCTCCCGCGCGCGTGAGAGATCGTCATCGCCATCCCTGATTGATGAGCGTTTCGATCACGACTCCTGCGGCGTTGGTTTCGTTGCCTCCATTCAAGCGACCCCCACGCACAGGATTCTGGAACAGGCCCTGACGGCGCTTGGCCGCCTTGCGCACCGTGGTGCGACCGCCGCCGACGGCAAGAGCTCGGACGGTGTCGGGATCCTGGCGGGAATCCCACGGGACCTTCTGGTTCGTGAGGCCGGACTGACCATCGCTCCCGAGACGGTCCTGGGTGTAGGGATGATCTTCATCCCGCAGGAGGAGACGCGGGCCGAGGGCCAGATCGAGCGCTGCCTGAAGTCGCACGACCTCAAAGTTCTTGCGTGGCGCGATGTGCCGATCAAGACCGAATATCTGGGCGAGATGGCGCTCTCGACCATGCCGAAGATCCGGCAGGTGCTGGCGATCGATGCCGAGGACGCCGAGCCGGGGACCATCGAGCGGCGGCTTTATCTTGCACGCAAGCAGTTTGAGCGCGCTCACGAGCGTGGCGACGTCAACGGATATATATGTAGTCTCTCGACACAGACGATCGTCTATAAGGCGATGTGTACGGGAGTGGACCTGGCGGCGTTCTATCCCGATCTTGCAACGGAAGATTACGTGACGCCGTTTGCGATCTTCCATCAGCGCTACGCGACCAATACTCTTCCCTCGTGGCACCGCGCCCAGCCCGGCCGCACCCTTGGACATAATGGCGAGATCAACACGGTGTGGGGCAACCGCGCGCGCATGGCCTCCCGCGACTCAACGCTTCCGGTCGAGTGCAAGCCTGTCCTGACGCAGGGCGGCACGGACTCCACCAGCCTCGACGAGACGGTGGAGATGATCTCGCAGAACGGCCGCACCCTGGCGGAGGCCATGCGGATGCTGCTGCCTCCCGCGGCGGTATCGGGTCACGACTCGTCGTTTTTGCGGTATCACTCCGACGTGACGGAGCCCTGGGATGGCCCCGCGGCGATCGCCTTCGCGAATGGCTCGCTGGTGGGAGCGATCCTCGACCGTAACGGTCTGCGCCCCTGCCGCTTCGCCATCACCACCGACGGCCTGGTCGTTGCCGGGTCGGAGATTGGCCTGGTCGATCTCGATCCGAACGAGGTTGCGCACAGCGGCCGCCTTGGGCCGGGACAGATGCTGGTGGTCGACCTGAAGAAGCACAAGGTCTACGAGGACGAGGAACTGCTTGGGCTGTTCGACGCCGATCCCATCTACGCCCGTCTGCTTGAGGACGCGCCGCTTGTCCCGGCGGTAGTCACCTCTGCCGATGCCGCAAAGCTGACCGCCTTGCAGAAGGGCTTTGGCTACACGCGCGAAGACGTCAAGATGATTCTTCAGCCGATGGCCGCCGACGGCAAGGACGCCGTGTGGTCGATGGGCGACGACACTCCGCTGGCCTTTCTGGCGCGCACGCCGCGTCCGGTGTATGCGTACTTCCGGCAGCGGTTTGCCCAGGTGACGAACCCGGCGATCGATCCTCTGCGCGAGGCCTGCGTGGTCTCGCTGCATACGCGCCTCGGCCCCTGGCCCCACCTGCTGGACAAGAATGCACCTCTGCCGGGCGTCTCGCTTCCCTCGCCCTTCCTGTCACTGGGACAGGTGGAGTCGCTTCGCAAGGGCGATTATCCGCACGCCGATGAGCTGCGCCTGTCGGAGCTTTCGTGCGTCTTCGCTCCGAGCCTCACGCTGTTGCAGGCTCTGGACGAGCTTTGCAACAAGTCCATCGACCTGGTCCGCAACGGAGCGCGCATCCTTCTGCTGACCGACCGTTACGCCAGCCCGGAACAGCTTCCCGTCCCCATTGCGATGGCGACAGGCGCGATCCACCAGGCGCTGGTTGCAGCGGGACTCCGCACACTGACCGGTATTGCTGTCGAGGCCGGCGACTGCCGCGACATCCACCACGCCGCCGTGCTGATCGGTTATGGTGCTGGCGCAGTGTGTCCGTGGCTCGCGCTTGAGACCGGCCGCGCCCTTGCACCGGCAGGGACCGAGCCTGAGGTCGCCGAGAAGAAGATGCTCAAGGCCCTGGACGCCGGACTGGCGAAGGTGATGTCGAAGATGGGTATCTCGGTCGTCGACAGCTACCGCAGCGCGCGGCAGTTCGATATCCTCGGCCTGCACTCGAGTGTGGTTGAGCGTTGCTTCCCGAATACACCTGCGCCGCTGTCGGGCATTGGTTTTACCGAGGTCGATCGCCAGCTTCGCTATACGTGGCAGCCGCCGACGGAAGCAGCCGCTACCGACCTGCCGGACTATGGCTGGGTTCGCTTCCGCAAGGCGGATGTTGCCGAACCTCATGCGTGGCAGCCGCCGACGGTCAAGGCGTTGCAGTCGGTGGTGGGAAGCGCGCGCAATGTGCCGCAGCCGACCGATCCTGCAGGCGCGTTCGCCATCTATACCAAGGACGTTATTGCGCGCGACCCGGCGGTGCTGCGCGACCTGCTGGAGATTCGCCCGGCCGGCCCCGAACTCGCTCTTAGCGATGTTGAGAGCCCGGCCAGCCTGACAAAGCGATTCATTGCCAGCGCAATGTCGCTTGGCTCGCTCAGCCCGGAGGCGCACCAGACGATCACGGCCGGAATGAACATGCTGGGCGCGCGCTCGAACACGGGCGAAGGCGGCGAAGACGCAGCCGTCTACCGCGTCAATCCTGTCGTTGCAGGACAACCTTCATCTGGCGGTGGCGCAAGCGCAGCCATAAGCGCACAAGGCAATGTCGCGGTCGCTGAGCCTCTGGTTGCGGCACCGGCAGTCCATGTTTCGCTGAACAACAAGATCAAGCAGATCGCCTCGGGCCGCTTTGGCGTCACAGCAGAGTACCTGGCTCACGCGGAAGAGATCGAGATCAAGGTAGCCCAGGGAGCGAAGCCCGGCGAGGGCGGACAGCTTCCCGGCCACAAGGTTAGCGGCCTGATTGCGCGGCTTCGTCATGCGCAGCCGGGAGTCCCGCTGATCTCGCCTCCGCCACACCACGACATCTACTCGATCGAAGACCTGGCGCAGCTGATCTATGACCTGAAGCGCGTGAACCCGAAGGCCACGGTCGGCGTGAAGCTGGTCTCCGGCTGCGGCGTGGGCACGGTTGCGGCAGGCGTGGCCAAGGCATATGCCGACTACGTTGTGATCGCCGGCAACACCGGCGGCACGGGAGCCGCCGCGCTTTCGAGCATCAAGTACGCGGGTAATCCATGGGAGCTTGGACTGGCCGAGGCGCAGCAGGTGCTGATGCAGAACGGCATGCGCGGACGCGTTCGCCTGCGCACCGACGGCGGCATCGCCACGGCGCGCGACGTGCTGGTGGCAGCTCTACTCGGCGCCGACGAGTTCGCCTTTGGCACGGCAGTGCTGGTTGTACTGGGCTGCGACATGGCCCGCCAGTGCCATCTGAACACCTGTCCCACCGGCATCGCAACGCAGAAGCCGGAGCTGCGGGCCAAGTTCCGCGGCAAGCCGGAGCATATCGTCCGCTTCTTTGAGCAGATGTCGGCCGACCTGCAGCATCTTCTGGCGCGCTACGGCCTGCCTTCTCTGGAAGCAGCCGTTGGCCGCTCCGATCTTCTGGAGCAGGTGCGCTTCGACGGCAATCTGGATCTGTCGCCGATGCTGGCCCCTGCGGGAGACGGTCCGCGCCGCTGGATGGGCGGGCGCAACGATCAGCCCCTGCCTGAGCCGCCGATCGACGAGAAGTGGGTTGCACCGGCGCTCGAAGCGGTCGAAGCCGGGAAGCCTTATGTCGTCGAGTCGGAGATCGCCAACCGGGACCGTTCGGTGGGTTCGCGGCTCTCGGGCGAGCTGGCCTTGCGCCGCGCGCAGAGCGATCTGCACGCCGATGTGACGTTCAACCTGCATGGGACGGCAGGCCAGTCCTTTGGCGCATTTGCCGCCGACGGGATGAAGCTGGTGCTCGATGGACAGGCGAATGACTTCGTCGGCAAAGGACTGTCCGGAGGAGAGATCGTCATCAGAGCTCGCGGGCTGGCGGCGAAGGACAGCGGACAGCACGTGATCCTGGGGAACGTTGCGCTGTACGGAGCGACCTCGGGCAGATTGTTTGCCGCTGGACGCGCGGGCGAACGCTTCGGCGTTCGTAACTCGGGCGCAACCGCAGTGGTGGAAGGCGTAGGCGACCATGGCTGCGAGTACATGACGGGCGGAATGGTCGTCGTGCTGGGCAAGACCGGGATGAACTTCGGCGCAGGCATGACGGGCGGACTGGCCTGGGTCTACGACGCAGGCGGGGAGTTCATCAAGGGTCACCGCTTCCACCCCGAGTTCATCGACCCGCAGCCGTTCGATGCGGTCGACCCGGAGTCGCAGGAGTTCCTGAAGCACCTGCTGGAAGAGCACAGCGCACTGGCGGACAGCGGGCTGGCGAAGACGATGCTTGCCGGCTGGGCGACTTACTCGAAGGCCTTCGTCAAGCTGACTCCAAAGCCGCAGGTATAA
- a CDS encoding ArgR family transcriptional regulator — MKQQRHTVIRELLGKAPIASQDDLRQKLAGRGFYVTQATLSRDIHELRLSKGPDGYSLSNGNGDEDDSIPGIREVLASFGLEVRQAINLLVLITKTGGAQPIAAGIDYEDWAEVVGTVAGDDTVLIICPDGEQAGRLKSRIEGYIG; from the coding sequence ATGAAACAGCAACGTCATACCGTAATTCGAGAGCTGCTTGGTAAAGCTCCTATCGCGAGTCAGGACGATCTACGGCAAAAATTAGCGGGGCGTGGTTTCTATGTTACACAAGCAACCCTCTCCCGCGATATCCATGAATTGAGATTGTCGAAGGGGCCGGATGGATATTCGCTTTCAAACGGAAACGGCGACGAGGACGATTCGATCCCGGGAATCCGCGAGGTGCTTGCCAGCTTTGGACTTGAGGTGCGCCAGGCGATCAATCTGCTGGTGCTGATTACAAAGACCGGAGGCGCGCAACCCATCGCCGCCGGCATCGACTACGAAGACTGGGCCGAGGTGGTTGGCACAGTCGCGGGAGATGACACAGTATTAATTATCTGCCCCGACGGGGAGCAGGCAGGGCGGCTGAAGTCGCGGATTGAGGGGTACATTGGCTAA
- the argC gene encoding N-acetyl-gamma-glutamyl-phosphate reductase — translation METTTESAGAKAEDLRSPRVAVAGVSGYAGGELARLLLRHPGMKDAAPLFLGRAGESATEATTTIEELHPHLAGIAQPGGSATHAVQSFNWNKLADAGTQILFMATPHEQSREWAPEAIARGIRVIDLSGAWRLDEDANRAIYKLHDADPALAAKLQAEAVYGCPELHRDAIRTARLIANPGCYSTSMILALAPLTRAGAVDLDRGIVCDAKSGVSGAGKAPTSKTHFMYAADNLSAYAVFNHRHTGELLEQLHLTSDQVVFTPHLLPIPRGILSTVYLKLKQKTTAAQVSELFAEFYKGSPMVRLHRTPQLPQIQHVVRTNFCDLGFVLAEDGQRLIVVSCLDNLLKGAAGQAVQNMNVMCGFKEEEGLL, via the coding sequence ATGGAGACAACGACGGAGTCCGCCGGAGCAAAGGCGGAAGATTTGCGTTCGCCGCGCGTGGCTGTCGCAGGCGTCAGCGGATATGCGGGCGGCGAACTTGCGCGTCTGCTGTTGCGCCATCCCGGCATGAAAGATGCCGCACCGCTCTTTCTCGGGCGCGCGGGCGAAAGCGCGACTGAGGCCACCACAACGATCGAGGAGCTTCATCCTCATCTGGCAGGCATTGCGCAGCCTGGTGGCAGCGCCACGCACGCCGTTCAGTCATTTAACTGGAACAAGCTCGCCGATGCCGGCACCCAGATTCTCTTCATGGCCACGCCGCACGAGCAGTCGCGCGAGTGGGCCCCTGAAGCCATCGCGCGCGGCATCCGCGTGATCGACCTCAGCGGAGCGTGGCGTCTCGACGAAGACGCCAACCGCGCCATCTACAAGCTGCACGATGCCGACCCCGCGCTGGCAGCGAAGTTGCAGGCCGAAGCCGTCTACGGCTGTCCGGAGCTGCATCGCGATGCCATCCGCACGGCGCGGCTGATCGCCAATCCCGGCTGCTACTCGACGTCGATGATCCTCGCCCTTGCTCCTCTGACGCGGGCTGGAGCCGTCGATCTCGATCGCGGCATCGTCTGCGATGCGAAGTCGGGCGTCAGCGGCGCGGGTAAGGCTCCCACGTCGAAGACGCACTTCATGTATGCGGCGGACAACCTATCCGCATATGCCGTCTTCAATCATCGCCACACGGGCGAGCTGCTGGAGCAGCTGCACCTTACCTCCGACCAGGTCGTCTTCACGCCGCACCTGCTGCCGATCCCGCGCGGCATCCTGTCGACGGTCTACCTGAAGCTGAAGCAGAAGACCACCGCGGCGCAGGTGAGCGAGTTGTTTGCGGAGTTCTACAAAGGCAGCCCGATGGTGCGTTTGCACCGGACGCCGCAGCTTCCGCAGATACAGCACGTCGTGCGCACGAACTTCTGCGACCTCGGCTTCGTACTGGCTGAAGACGGCCAGCGGCTGATCGTCGTCTCCTGCCTCGACAATCTTTTGAAGGGCGCTGCCGGACAGGCCGTGCAAAACATGAATGTGATGTGTGGATTCAAGGAAGAGGAGGGTCTGCTGTGA